A DNA window from Anastrepha obliqua isolate idAnaObli1 chromosome 5, idAnaObli1_1.0, whole genome shotgun sequence contains the following coding sequences:
- the LOC129249083 gene encoding uncharacterized protein LOC129249083: MKFYVFLIALFGLVFAEVKSISREEVTKYRLGCLIENPKASEYFVKILNFDYPDVPEVNSYIDCLAEKLGLVDLKTNQINVDAVATFFSVDPNNAEDMDIIKNCVKPEEEDLHVRRKGLCILNTRLRDNLKKYLVEA; encoded by the exons atgaaattctacGTTTTTCTAATTGCCCTGTTTGGCTTG GTGTTTGCCGAAGTCAAATCAATATCTCGTGAAGAAGTCACAAAGTACCGCCTGGGATGCTTGATTGAAAACCCCAAGGCCAGTGAatactttgtaaaaattttaaatttcgattacCCGGATGTACCAGAGGTAAACTCATATATTGATTGTCTGGCAGAGAAATTGGGTTTAGTGGACCTCAAAACTAACCAAATTAATGTGGATGCAGTGGCCACATTTTTCTCCGTGGACCCAAATAATGCTGAAGATATGGATATTATTAAGAATTGTGTTAAACCCGAGGAGGAAGACTTACATGTACGTCGCAAAGGCTTGTGTATATTGAATACGAGGCTTCGAGACAATCTGAAGAAATATCTCGTGGAAGCATGA